From one Bacteroides fragilis NCTC 9343 genomic stretch:
- a CDS encoding putative signal transducing protein, whose amino-acid sequence MKTVKLITCDDAFQAHIIQGALANEGIDSLLHNENMSTLLRGFVHDISGVDVLVADCDYEAAMQLLRQNQMIPEEQKFCPFCGSDRIKFVLKKEHRVRAVSAAIVSMLATVPPGGNHWEYICDHCGKAFEKPVTEFNPSALEEKD is encoded by the coding sequence ATGAAAACCGTAAAACTGATTACTTGCGATGATGCCTTTCAAGCTCATATTATACAGGGAGCACTTGCTAATGAAGGTATTGATTCTCTATTACATAATGAAAATATGTCGACCTTGTTGCGGGGTTTTGTCCATGACATCTCAGGAGTGGATGTCTTGGTGGCGGATTGCGATTATGAAGCAGCCATGCAGTTGCTGAGGCAGAATCAGATGATACCCGAAGAACAGAAGTTTTGTCCTTTCTGCGGTTCGGACCGGATTAAGTTTGTTCTTAAAAAGGAGCATCGTGTGAGGGCTGTCAGCGCTGCCATTGTTTCTATGCTGGCTACTGTCCCGCCCGGAGGCAATCATTGGGAATATATCTGCGACCATTGTGGGAAAGCTTTCGAAAAGCCGGTTACGGAATTCAACCCTTCTGCTTTGGAAGAGAAAGATTGA